In Tachysurus fulvidraco isolate hzauxx_2018 chromosome 1, HZAU_PFXX_2.0, whole genome shotgun sequence, a single window of DNA contains:
- the LOC125145517 gene encoding protein mono-ADP-ribosyltransferase PARP15-like: protein MCQQESVDVKIANKMFSVNVADMTAINTDTYKVHLVLRTEMTVKEFPGKWDITEDENFQKVKIDVDSLEYVSVERRFNETLSNKTVTKIERIENKTLWKRFSLDISGEVKLLFYGVKHADVKQVEKTGFFRPRETFFNSENTYGRGIYFYVDASSAQRRCDVNTSGQKVMFLGRAETGTFTVGRKGINVPPSVDPSNPGILYHSVVDNNDNPTVFVMFSSDRTYPEYCITFTD, encoded by the exons ATGTGTCAGCAGGAATCAGTCGATGTGAAAATTgccaataaaatgttttctgttaATGTGGCAGACATGACTGCTATTAACACAGACACCTACAAAGTGCACTTAGTCCTGAGAACAGAGATGACAG TGAAAGAATTCCCAGGGAAGTGGGATATAACTGAGGATGAAAACTTCCAAAAAGTTAAAATAGATGTAGATTCACTTGAGTATGTCTCAGTTGAGCGAAGATTTAATGAGACTTTATCCAACAAGACTGTAACAAAG ATTGAGAGAATTGAGAACAAGACACTGTGGAAGCGTTTCTCTTTAGATATCAGTGGAGAGGTCAAGCTTTTGTTTTATGGTGTCAAGCATGCAGATGTAAAGCAAGTGGAGAAAACTGGCTTCTTCAGACCACGGGAGACTTTCTTTAACTCTGAGAATA CTTATGGAAGAGGCATATACTTTTATGTTGATGCTTCATCTGCTCAGAGAAGATGTGATGTAAATACCAGTGGACAGAAGGTGATGTTTTTGGGTCGAGCAGAAACAGGCACATTTACCGTAGGCCGAAAAGGGATCAATGTGCCACCTTCAGTAGACCCCTCTAACCCAGGCATCCTTTACCACAGTGTGGTGGACAACAATGACAATCCAACAGTATTTGTCATGTTTAGTTCAGATAGGACTTATCCTGAGTACTGCATCACATTTACAGATTAA